The following are encoded together in the Labrus mixtus chromosome 2, fLabMix1.1, whole genome shotgun sequence genome:
- the aanat1 gene encoding serotonin N-acetyltransferase: MSVVSAVPFMRPIHMRSPVSQGRRHTLPASEFRSLSPEDAISVFEIEREAFISVSGECPLHLDEVRHFLSLCPELSLGWFEEGRLVAFIIGSLWDQERLNMDALTLHKPHGTTVHIHVLAVHRTFRQQGKGSILMWRYLQYLRCLPYIRRAVLMCEDFLVPFYQKSGFKVQGRSAIAVGPLTFIEMLYPVRGHAFMRRNSGC, translated from the exons ATGTCGGTTGTGAGCGCAGTTCCGTTCATGAGGCCGATCCACATGCGCTCTCCGGTGTCGCAGGGCCGCAGACACACGCTGCCGGCCAGCGAGTTCCGCTCCCTGAGCCCGGAGGATGCCATCAGTGTGTtcgagatagagagagaag cCTTCATCTCAGTGTCCGGAGAGTGTCCTCTGCACCTGGACGAGGTGCGTCACTTCCTCAGCCTGTGTCCTGAGCTGTCTCTTGGCTGGTTCGAGGAGGGACGGCTGGTGGCGTTCATCATCGGCTCACTGTGGGACCAGGAGAGGCTTAACATG GACGCCCTCACGCTCCACAAGCCCCACGGGACCACCGTCCACATCCACGTCCTGGCCGTCCACCGCACCTTCCGCCAGCAGGGCAAAGGCTCCATCCTCATGTGGCGTTACCTGCAGTACCTGCGCTGCCTGCCCTACATCCGCCGCGCCGTCCTCATGTGCGAGGACTTCCTGGTCCCCTTCTACCAGAAGTCCGGCTTCAAGGTGCAGGGCCGCAGCGCCATCGCGGTGGGGCCCCTCACCTTCATCGAGATGCTGTACCCGGTCAGGGGCCACGCATTCATGCGCAGAAACAGTGGGTGTTGA